A genome region from Bacilli bacterium includes the following:
- the rimM gene encoding ribosome maturation factor RimM (Essential for efficient processing of 16S rRNA) has product MVSSEFRDGGNGLPEKWLAIGKIVNTHGIRGEVKVISSTDFPEIRFAKGSKLYIFKGANSAPAAEVTIAHARSHKNFYLVKFEECDNINDVETYKGAVLKVHATQLIELPEDEYYFYEIAGCKVVDENGCELGTVTEILTPGANDVWVVQRPGKKDLLLPVIDEVVLKVDIAQKTITVRLMEGLI; this is encoded by the coding sequence ATGGTTTCTTCCGAATTTCGCGATGGGGGTAATGGTTTGCCGGAAAAGTGGTTAGCCATCGGAAAAATTGTGAATACGCACGGGATCCGCGGCGAGGTAAAAGTGATAAGCAGCACGGATTTTCCGGAAATCCGTTTTGCCAAAGGAAGCAAGTTGTATATTTTTAAGGGGGCGAATTCGGCTCCCGCGGCTGAAGTGACGATTGCGCATGCCCGCAGCCACAAAAATTTTTATCTTGTGAAATTCGAGGAATGCGACAACATCAATGATGTGGAAACATACAAAGGCGCGGTGTTGAAAGTGCATGCGACGCAGCTGATCGAGCTTCCGGAAGACGAGTATTATTTTTATGAGATTGCAGGCTGCAAAGTGGTGGACGAGAACGGTTGCGAGTTGGGGACGGTCACGGAAATATTAACGCCCGGAGCCAACGACGTATGGGTTGTGCAACGCCCCGGCAAAAAAGACTTGCTGCTTCCCGTTATCGATGAGGTGGTGCTGAAGGTGGATATCGCGCAAAAGACGATTACAGTTCGGCTGATGGAAGGGCTCATCTGA